The Deinococcus koreensis genome window below encodes:
- a CDS encoding carbohydrate ABC transporter permease: protein MTLGEARPAPVREKPVVGRGTQVFAHLGLILFSLLATLPTGLIIMNSFKDRISIFARPFALPTPTTFTLEGYQTVATSANFALFFLNSLLVTLGSLALILLCSSMAAFALSEYRFRLNTLTGLYLSLGIMVPIRLGTVGILNLMVDLHLVNTLWALILVYTAQGIPLAVFVLTSFMRGVPRDLKEAARIDGAGEYRIYGLILPLIRPALGAVTAISMIPIWNDLWFPLILAPGEKTKTVVLGASAFLGQFVNDYNAVLAALTLAIVPVVVLYVIFSRQLVSGITGGALK from the coding sequence GTGACGCTGGGCGAGGCGCGGCCCGCTCCGGTGCGCGAGAAGCCCGTGGTGGGACGCGGCACCCAGGTCTTCGCGCACCTGGGCCTGATCCTCTTCAGCCTGCTGGCGACGCTGCCCACCGGGCTGATCATCATGAATTCCTTCAAAGACCGCATCAGCATCTTCGCGCGGCCCTTCGCCCTGCCGACCCCGACGACCTTCACGCTGGAGGGCTATCAGACGGTGGCGACCTCGGCCAACTTCGCGCTGTTCTTCCTGAACAGCCTGCTGGTCACGCTGGGCTCGCTGGCGCTGATCCTGCTGTGCAGCTCGATGGCCGCCTTCGCGCTCAGCGAGTACCGCTTCCGCCTGAACACCCTGACCGGCCTGTACCTGTCGCTGGGCATCATGGTGCCGATCCGCCTGGGCACCGTGGGCATCCTGAACCTGATGGTCGACTTGCACCTCGTGAATACCCTCTGGGCGCTGATCCTGGTGTACACGGCGCAGGGCATCCCGCTGGCGGTGTTCGTGCTGACCTCGTTCATGCGCGGCGTGCCCCGCGACCTGAAGGAGGCCGCGCGCATCGACGGCGCGGGCGAATACCGCATCTACGGCCTGATCCTGCCGCTGATCCGCCCGGCGCTGGGCGCGGTCACGGCGATCTCGATGATCCCCATCTGGAACGACCTGTGGTTCCCGCTGATCCTGGCCCCCGGCGAGAAGACCAAAACGGTCGTGCTGGGCGCCAGCGCCTTCCTGGGCCAGTTCGTGAACGACTACAACGCGGTGCTGGCCGCCCTGACCCTGGCGATCGTGCCGGTGGTCGTGCTGTATGTGATCTTCTCGCGCCAGCTGGTGAGCGGCATCACGGGCGGGGCGCTGAAGTGA